One Microbacterium marinum genomic window carries:
- a CDS encoding DUF4307 domain-containing protein — translation MTLTDVERMLADRYGRGVSSSRRRLWWISVIVVAVLATAALGWSTVSGALRTVDAETTGYEVVDDHTVDVRANISIAPGTAVACAFEAQDTEHGIVGWRVVEYAASDSHLRAVVETVPTVAEATTGLVRSCWIP, via the coding sequence ATGACCCTGACCGACGTCGAACGGATGCTCGCCGACCGCTACGGCCGCGGCGTCTCGTCGTCGAGGCGGCGCCTGTGGTGGATCTCGGTCATCGTGGTCGCGGTGCTCGCGACGGCGGCGCTCGGCTGGTCGACCGTGAGCGGCGCGCTGCGCACCGTCGACGCGGAGACGACCGGCTACGAGGTCGTCGACGACCACACCGTCGACGTCCGCGCGAACATCTCGATCGCGCCGGGCACCGCGGTGGCCTGCGCGTTCGAGGCCCAGGACACCGAGCACGGCATCGTGGGGTGGCGGGTCGTCGAGTACGCGGCATCCGACAGTCATCTGCGCGCCGTCGTGGAGACCGTACCGACCGTCGCGGAGGCGACGACAGGTTTGGTCCGCTCCTGCTGGATCCCGTAG
- the trhA gene encoding PAQR family membrane homeostasis protein TrhA, producing MPQLPLIEAAAVGAHAELKPTWRGWIHAGTFPVAIAAGVVLIVLAEGTPGKWAAAVFMATSLLLFGNSALYHRFDWGPRTKIVLKRIDHANILLLIAGTYTPIATLALSPGKGTLLLILVWSGALLGILFRVFWIHAPRWLYVALYLLLGWAAVMYLVDLLNVNVAMMVLVIVGGLLYTGGAIVYALKRPNPWPGHFGFHEIFHVCTVLAFLCHWTACLLISLEPLSPSLGIPG from the coding sequence ATGCCGCAGCTCCCCCTCATCGAGGCGGCCGCCGTCGGCGCTCACGCCGAACTGAAGCCCACCTGGCGCGGCTGGATCCATGCCGGGACGTTCCCGGTCGCGATCGCCGCCGGTGTCGTCCTCATCGTCCTGGCCGAGGGCACTCCCGGCAAGTGGGCTGCCGCGGTCTTCATGGCCACCTCGCTCCTGCTGTTCGGCAACTCCGCGCTCTACCACCGCTTCGATTGGGGTCCGCGGACGAAGATCGTGCTCAAGCGCATCGACCACGCGAACATCCTGTTGCTGATCGCGGGCACCTACACCCCGATCGCGACCCTCGCCCTCTCCCCCGGCAAGGGGACGCTGCTGCTGATCCTGGTGTGGTCGGGTGCCCTGCTCGGCATCCTGTTCCGGGTCTTCTGGATCCACGCGCCGCGGTGGCTGTACGTCGCGCTCTACCTGCTGCTGGGCTGGGCGGCGGTCATGTATCTCGTTGACCTGCTGAACGTGAACGTCGCGATGATGGTGCTCGTGATCGTCGGCGGGCTGCTGTACACGGGCGGGGCGATCGTCTACGCGCTCAAGCGACCGAACCCGTGGCCGGGCCACTTCGGCTTCCACGAGATCTTCCACGTGTGCACCGTGCTGGCGTTCCTGTGCCACTGGACCGCCTGCCTGCTCATCTCGCTCGAGCCGCTCAGTCCTTCGCTGGGGATCCCGGGCTGA
- a CDS encoding isoprenyl transferase — protein sequence MTRAGSTQGQGLLYRLYSSRLRREIQARSVPHHVAMMIDGNRRWARQLGYPTVSHGHRAGAAKMHEFLRWCDELGIEVVSLYLLSTDNLTKRDSQELTDLIEIIAELAETLSQEPGWRVKHVGRADILPPDLARSLRTVEERTRENDGLHVNLAVGYGGRSEIVDAVRSIIAAHNAQGGSLEELAASLTPEQIGEHLYTGGQADPDLVIRTSGEQRLSDFLLWQSAHSEFYFVEALGPDLREVDFLRAIRDFGDRDRRFGG from the coding sequence GTGACTCGCGCCGGTTCGACCCAGGGACAGGGCCTGCTCTACCGGCTCTACAGCTCGCGCCTGCGCCGGGAGATCCAGGCCCGCTCCGTGCCGCACCACGTCGCGATGATGATCGACGGCAATCGCCGGTGGGCGCGCCAGCTCGGCTACCCGACCGTGTCGCACGGTCATCGCGCGGGGGCGGCCAAGATGCACGAGTTCCTGCGGTGGTGTGACGAGCTGGGCATCGAGGTGGTCTCGCTGTACCTGCTGTCGACCGACAACCTGACCAAGCGCGACTCGCAGGAGCTCACCGACCTCATCGAGATCATCGCCGAGCTCGCCGAGACGCTCTCGCAGGAGCCCGGGTGGCGGGTCAAGCACGTCGGGCGCGCCGACATCCTCCCGCCCGATCTCGCCCGCAGCCTCCGCACCGTCGAGGAGCGCACCCGCGAGAACGACGGGCTCCACGTCAACCTGGCCGTCGGCTACGGCGGCCGCAGTGAGATCGTGGATGCCGTCCGCAGCATCATCGCCGCGCACAACGCGCAGGGTGGGTCGCTTGAGGAGCTCGCGGCGAGCCTGACGCCGGAGCAGATCGGCGAGCACCTCTACACCGGCGGGCAGGCCGACCCCGACCTGGTCATCCGCACCTCGGGCGAGCAGCGGCTCAGCGACTTCCTGCTGTGGCAGTCTGCGCACAGCGAGTTCTACTTCGTCGAGGCGCTCGGTCCCGACCTCCGCGAGGTCGACTTCCTCCGTGCGATCCGCGACTTCGGCGACCGCGATCGGCGCTTCGGCGGCTGA
- a CDS encoding PhoH family protein, which translates to MTTRAPEKQRHIDSVAEAAADQDLRTYVLDTSVLLSDPRALFRFAEHSVVLPVVVVTELEGKRHDPEIGYFARQALRHLDELRVEHGRLDFPVPVGDGGTLRVELTNTDASVLPAGMRLGDNDTRILSVAMHLNQNGQSVTVVSKDLPMRVKAASLGLNAEEYLAEQAVDSGWTGIASIDVSGDDVSDLYDSEIGLSEDVRGLPVNTGLVIHSERGSALGRVTGNGSYKLVRGDRDVFGLHGRSAEQRIAIDLLLDPEVGIVSLGGRAGTGKSALALCAGLQAVLEQQQQKKIIVFRPLYAVGGQDLGFLPGDQGEKMNPWGQAVFDTLGSVVSGNVLEEVVARGMLEVMPLTHIRGRSLHDAFVIVDEAQSLERNVLLTVLSRIGQNSRVVLTHDVGQRDNLRVGRHDGIASVIETLKGHGLFGHVTLTRSERSAIAALVTDLLEAGELS; encoded by the coding sequence GTGACCACACGAGCACCTGAGAAGCAGCGTCACATCGATTCGGTCGCGGAGGCGGCCGCCGACCAGGATCTGCGCACCTATGTGCTGGATACGTCGGTGCTATTGAGCGATCCGCGTGCACTGTTCCGGTTCGCCGAGCACTCGGTCGTGCTCCCGGTCGTCGTCGTGACGGAACTGGAGGGCAAGCGGCACGATCCCGAGATCGGCTACTTCGCCCGCCAGGCCCTGCGTCACCTCGACGAACTGCGCGTCGAGCACGGCCGGCTGGACTTCCCCGTCCCTGTCGGCGACGGCGGCACGCTCCGCGTCGAACTCACCAACACCGACGCCAGCGTGCTCCCTGCTGGCATGCGCCTGGGTGACAACGACACCCGCATCCTGTCCGTGGCGATGCACCTGAACCAGAACGGCCAGTCGGTCACCGTGGTCTCGAAAGACCTCCCGATGCGCGTCAAGGCGGCATCCCTCGGCCTGAATGCCGAGGAGTACCTCGCCGAACAGGCTGTGGACTCCGGCTGGACCGGCATCGCGTCGATCGACGTCTCGGGCGACGACGTCAGCGACCTCTACGACAGCGAGATCGGCCTCAGCGAGGACGTGCGCGGACTGCCCGTCAACACCGGTCTCGTCATCCACTCCGAGCGGGGCTCGGCCCTCGGCCGCGTCACCGGCAACGGGAGCTACAAGCTCGTCCGCGGTGACCGCGACGTGTTCGGCCTGCACGGTCGCTCCGCAGAGCAGCGCATCGCGATCGACCTGCTCCTCGACCCCGAGGTCGGGATCGTGTCGCTCGGGGGCCGGGCGGGCACGGGCAAGTCCGCCCTCGCCCTCTGCGCGGGCCTTCAGGCCGTGCTCGAGCAGCAGCAGCAGAAGAAGATCATCGTCTTCCGTCCGCTGTACGCAGTCGGCGGCCAGGACCTCGGATTCCTCCCCGGCGATCAGGGCGAGAAGATGAACCCGTGGGGTCAGGCGGTGTTCGACACCCTCGGGTCCGTCGTCTCGGGCAACGTCCTCGAAGAGGTCGTCGCCCGCGGGATGCTCGAGGTGATGCCGCTGACCCACATCCGCGGCCGCTCACTCCACGACGCGTTCGTGATCGTCGACGAAGCCCAGTCCCTCGAGCGGAACGTCCTGCTGACGGTGCTCAGCCGCATCGGCCAGAACTCGCGCGTCGTGCTCACTCACGACGTGGGCCAGCGCGACAACCTGCGGGTCGGCCGCCACGACGGCATCGCCTCGGTGATCGAGACGCTCAAGGGCCACGGCCTCTTCGGCCACGTCACGCTGACGCGCTCCGAGCGCTCCGCCATCGCGGCGCTCGTCACCGACCTGCTCGAGGCCGGCGAGCTCAGCTGA
- a CDS encoding response regulator transcription factor produces MTRILIVDDEPHIVSLVTRAVRAEGFDAVGAEDGPEALDLALAGDVDLMVLDVGLPSMNGFEVLRNLRAAGVGIPVIMLTARSGTSDTIEGLDAGASDYVPKPFAVAELMARVRSRLRETVASAPVMLSRGSVVLDILARRATVGGRDVDLSAREFALAEQFLRHPGEVLTREVLLSRVWGLEFDPGSNVVDVYVRYLRAKLGPDHIATVRGEGYRWD; encoded by the coding sequence ATGACCCGCATCCTCATCGTCGACGACGAGCCCCACATCGTCTCGCTCGTCACCCGCGCCGTCCGGGCGGAGGGGTTCGACGCCGTCGGCGCCGAAGACGGGCCCGAGGCCCTCGATCTCGCCCTCGCCGGCGACGTCGACCTGATGGTGCTCGACGTAGGCCTGCCGAGCATGAACGGCTTCGAGGTGCTCCGGAACCTGCGGGCGGCGGGGGTCGGCATCCCGGTGATCATGCTCACGGCCAGGAGCGGCACGAGCGACACGATCGAGGGCCTGGATGCCGGGGCGAGCGACTACGTTCCGAAGCCGTTCGCGGTCGCCGAGCTGATGGCGCGCGTGCGGTCGCGGCTCCGCGAGACCGTCGCCAGTGCACCGGTGATGCTCTCCCGGGGGTCGGTGGTGCTCGACATCCTCGCGCGCCGCGCGACGGTGGGTGGGCGCGACGTGGACCTCTCGGCGCGGGAGTTCGCGTTGGCGGAGCAGTTCCTGCGGCATCCGGGCGAAGTCCTCACCCGCGAGGTGCTCCTCAGCCGCGTCTGGGGCCTCGAGTTCGACCCCGGGTCGAACGTCGTCGACGTGTACGTCCGGTACCTGCGCGCGAAGCTCGGCCCCGACCACATCGCGACCGTCCGCGGCGAGGGCTACCGCTGGGACTGA
- a CDS encoding ATP-binding protein — translation MNSAADAPRRAAPGLGVLLAVSGAGLIAVGAAALVVVLLIAPEAAGWVALAWVLASAVALVSIGVVAWAVLERRPEDDADARDAAESAFEAQRRLLDDVRHELKTPITIVRGHLEVMDADDPEDVAGIRDLGIAELDRMTRLIGDIDVLAAVEGGQLSYGDVDVAVLTQRVAEMVAVIGDHGWAIEQTAHAVIRADGDRLLQAWLQLADNAAKYSPTDSSIEIGSAVHAAGAQLWVRDHGPGIPPSLRHRIFRRFDRGQGKRHVGGSGLGLAIVDAIAKAHGGHCTVADTPGGGATFTLEIPIGTRGALPSPIRAGDVLLQREATE, via the coding sequence GTGAACAGCGCCGCCGACGCTCCGCGCCGGGCCGCACCGGGACTGGGGGTCCTCCTCGCCGTTTCCGGTGCCGGCCTGATCGCTGTGGGTGCGGCGGCGCTCGTCGTGGTGCTGCTCATCGCCCCCGAAGCGGCGGGCTGGGTCGCGCTCGCGTGGGTGCTGGCCTCGGCGGTCGCTCTGGTGAGCATCGGCGTCGTCGCGTGGGCGGTGCTCGAACGGCGTCCCGAGGACGATGCCGACGCGCGCGATGCCGCGGAGAGCGCGTTCGAGGCGCAGCGGCGGCTGCTCGACGACGTACGCCACGAGCTGAAGACGCCGATCACGATCGTGCGCGGTCACCTCGAGGTGATGGATGCCGACGATCCCGAGGACGTCGCGGGTATCCGCGACCTCGGGATCGCGGAGCTCGACCGGATGACCCGGCTCATCGGGGACATCGACGTCCTGGCCGCGGTGGAGGGCGGGCAGCTGTCGTACGGCGACGTCGACGTGGCGGTGCTCACACAGCGCGTCGCGGAGATGGTGGCCGTCATCGGCGACCACGGCTGGGCGATCGAGCAGACCGCCCACGCGGTGATCCGCGCCGACGGCGACCGGCTGCTGCAGGCGTGGCTGCAGCTGGCGGACAACGCGGCGAAGTACTCGCCCACCGACTCGTCCATCGAGATCGGCAGCGCGGTCCACGCCGCCGGCGCCCAGCTCTGGGTGCGCGATCACGGCCCCGGCATCCCGCCGTCACTGCGCCATCGGATCTTCCGCAGGTTCGACCGCGGACAGGGGAAGCGTCACGTCGGCGGGTCGGGGCTGGGCCTTGCCATCGTGGATGCCATCGCGAAAGCGCACGGCGGTCATTGCACGGTCGCGGACACCCCCGGCGGCGGTGCTACGTTCACCCTTGAGATCCCGATCGGCACGCGGGGGGCGCTCCCGTCCCCCATCCGCGCCGGCGATGTCCTCCTTCAGCGAGAGGCCACCGAATGA
- a CDS encoding class II fumarate hydratase, with protein sequence MAEPTEYRIEHDTMGEVRVPKDALYAAQTQRAVENFPISGSGLESTQIAALARIKKAAALANKDLGTLDGAIADAIAWAADEVVTGRYDEHFPVDTYQTGSGTSSNMNMNEVLATLATQKLGATVHPNDHVNASQSSNDVFPTSVHIAVTQALIDDLIPALDHLAVALEAKAEEWKSVVKSGRTHLMDATPVTLGQEFGGYARQMRLGIERVQAVLPRVGEVPLGGTAVGTGINTPLGFPQKVIELLASDTELPITEAKDHFEAQANRDGLVEASGALRTIAVSLTKINNDIRWMGSGPNTGLGELHIPDLQPGSSIMPGKVNPVVPEATLMVAARVIGNDATVAWAGASGSFELNVAIPVMGTALLESIRLLSNAMRVLADKTVDGLQANVERAAAYAGMSPSIVTPLNKLIGYEAAAKIAKYSVAEGITVRDAVIALGYVERGELTEQQLDEKLDLLSMTHPG encoded by the coding sequence ATGGCTGAACCGACCGAGTACCGGATCGAACACGACACGATGGGTGAGGTGCGGGTCCCCAAGGACGCGCTGTACGCCGCGCAGACCCAGCGCGCCGTCGAGAACTTCCCCATCTCGGGGAGCGGGCTCGAATCGACGCAGATCGCCGCGCTCGCCCGGATCAAGAAGGCCGCGGCGCTGGCGAACAAGGACCTCGGCACCCTCGACGGCGCGATCGCCGACGCGATCGCGTGGGCGGCCGACGAGGTCGTGACGGGCCGTTACGACGAGCACTTCCCGGTCGACACGTACCAGACCGGCTCGGGCACATCCTCGAACATGAACATGAACGAGGTCCTCGCGACGCTCGCGACGCAGAAGCTCGGTGCGACGGTGCACCCGAACGACCACGTCAACGCGTCGCAGTCCTCGAACGACGTCTTCCCCACCTCGGTGCACATCGCCGTCACCCAGGCGCTGATCGACGACCTGATCCCGGCGCTCGACCACCTCGCTGTCGCCCTCGAGGCGAAGGCCGAGGAGTGGAAGAGCGTCGTCAAGAGCGGGCGTACCCATCTGATGGATGCCACGCCGGTCACCCTCGGCCAGGAGTTCGGCGGCTACGCCCGTCAGATGCGCCTCGGCATCGAGCGTGTGCAGGCGGTCCTCCCCCGCGTGGGCGAGGTCCCCCTCGGCGGCACGGCCGTCGGCACGGGCATCAACACGCCGCTCGGATTCCCGCAGAAGGTGATCGAGCTGCTCGCGTCGGACACCGAACTGCCGATCACCGAGGCGAAAGACCACTTCGAGGCGCAGGCGAACCGCGACGGGCTCGTCGAGGCGTCGGGCGCGCTCCGGACGATCGCCGTCTCGCTGACGAAGATCAACAACGACATCCGCTGGATGGGATCGGGACCCAACACGGGTCTCGGCGAGCTGCACATCCCCGACCTGCAGCCGGGTTCGTCGATCATGCCCGGCAAGGTCAACCCGGTCGTCCCCGAGGCGACCCTCATGGTCGCCGCCCGGGTCATCGGCAACGACGCGACCGTCGCGTGGGCCGGCGCGTCGGGGTCGTTCGAGCTGAACGTGGCGATCCCGGTCATGGGCACCGCCCTGCTGGAGTCGATCCGGCTGCTCTCCAACGCCATGCGGGTGCTCGCGGACAAGACGGTCGACGGCCTGCAGGCGAACGTCGAGCGGGCCGCCGCCTACGCCGGCATGTCGCCGTCGATCGTGACCCCGCTCAACAAGCTCATCGGCTACGAGGCAGCCGCGAAGATCGCGAAGTACTCGGTCGCGGAGGGCATCACCGTCCGCGACGCCGTGATCGCACTGGGCTACGTCGAGCGCGGCGAGCTCACGGAGCAGCAGCTCGACGAGAAGCTCGACCTGCTCTCCATGACGCACCCCGGGTGA
- a CDS encoding carbonic anhydrase — protein sequence MSTTTTPTGVWNAMLEGNRRFVAGEPRHPRQDAERRHELAHVQRPTAALFGCSDSRLAAEIIFDEGLGDLFVVRNAGQVVSDSVIGSLEYAVAVLQVPLIVVLGHDECGAVRAAIDSTGADAPALPANIWRQVAPIVPAVRRVLKATDGTTAESVDAEAVGREHLRDTVAGILRASELITEAVAENRLAIVGANYRLADGTAIPDVVVGLTDAQN from the coding sequence ATGAGCACGACCACCACCCCCACCGGCGTCTGGAACGCGATGCTCGAGGGCAATCGCCGCTTCGTCGCGGGCGAGCCGCGACACCCTCGCCAGGACGCCGAGCGCCGCCACGAGCTCGCCCACGTGCAGCGTCCGACAGCCGCGCTGTTCGGGTGCTCCGACTCGCGCCTGGCCGCCGAGATCATCTTCGACGAGGGCCTCGGTGATCTGTTCGTGGTCCGAAATGCCGGCCAGGTCGTCTCGGACTCGGTCATCGGCAGCCTCGAGTACGCGGTCGCCGTGCTCCAGGTGCCGCTCATCGTCGTGCTCGGCCACGACGAGTGCGGTGCGGTGCGTGCCGCGATCGATTCGACCGGCGCCGACGCCCCCGCACTGCCGGCGAACATCTGGCGGCAGGTCGCACCGATCGTGCCCGCGGTCCGCCGCGTGCTGAAGGCGACCGACGGCACCACGGCCGAGTCGGTCGACGCGGAGGCGGTCGGACGCGAGCACCTCCGCGACACCGTCGCGGGCATCCTCCGCGCATCCGAACTCATCACCGAAGCGGTCGCCGAGAACCGCCTCGCGATCGTGGGTGCGAACTATCGCCTCGCGGACGGCACCGCGATCCCCGATGTCGTCGTCGGCCTGACCGACGCCCAGAACTGA
- a CDS encoding DUF4245 family protein, translating to MARQRIVAELGRPETADETAARKAAASQRYRSSKTFRNLIAALIVCVAIVAVVYFGVPRGTPEPPEPVDVDVAAAAAVETVGHAVIIPDAPEQWRTNSARIEGGVWRVVYAPATGFVRVSQAFDAAEDWVARELGGFAPTGTVTIDGIEWDEYDLASPVDNISYGLATSAGTDTILIYGATDADAAAEAASGLGEQIRDLREELR from the coding sequence ATGGCACGCCAGCGTATCGTCGCCGAACTCGGCCGACCCGAGACCGCCGACGAGACGGCGGCGCGCAAGGCGGCCGCCTCGCAGCGGTATCGGTCGAGCAAGACGTTCCGCAACCTCATCGCGGCCCTCATCGTGTGCGTCGCGATCGTCGCCGTGGTGTACTTCGGCGTCCCCCGCGGCACGCCCGAGCCGCCCGAACCCGTCGACGTCGACGTCGCCGCAGCGGCGGCGGTCGAGACGGTCGGGCACGCGGTGATCATCCCCGACGCGCCCGAACAGTGGCGGACGAACTCGGCCCGCATCGAGGGCGGGGTCTGGCGCGTCGTCTATGCGCCGGCGACCGGGTTTGTGCGTGTCTCGCAGGCGTTCGACGCCGCCGAGGACTGGGTGGCACGCGAGCTGGGTGGCTTCGCGCCGACGGGCACCGTCACGATCGACGGCATCGAGTGGGACGAATACGACCTCGCCTCCCCCGTCGACAACATCTCCTACGGGCTGGCGACGAGCGCCGGCACCGACACGATCCTGATCTACGGCGCCACTGATGCGGATGCCGCGGCCGAGGCCGCCTCCGGCCTCGGCGAGCAGATCCGCGACCTTCGAGAGGAGCTCCGATGA
- a CDS encoding exodeoxyribonuclease VII small subunit, whose protein sequence is MTSDAADVSSLTFEQARDELVQVVAQLEQGAPTLEQSLSLWTRGEALAARCEEWLLGAKRRLDEARPSDGASS, encoded by the coding sequence ATGACCAGCGACGCCGCCGACGTGTCGAGCCTCACCTTCGAACAGGCCCGCGACGAGCTCGTACAGGTGGTCGCGCAGCTCGAGCAGGGTGCGCCGACGCTCGAGCAGTCCCTCTCGCTGTGGACGCGCGGTGAGGCCCTCGCCGCGCGGTGCGAGGAGTGGCTGCTGGGCGCGAAGCGCCGTCTCGATGAGGCCCGCCCGTCCGACGGGGCGTCGTCCTGA
- the xseA gene encoding exodeoxyribonuclease VII large subunit: MTSFQTAPGQPGQPAPPDAVHPRDSSPESPTSVSRLNETIRDFVQKWGAVWVEAEITAWNLRGGHVFGRLKDAGGEGMLSFRMWSSTLQRTPDDLAVGDRVVACVKPDYFVKTGDFSFTVSAMRHTGLGDQLARLEKLRATLRAEGLFDPARKKPLPFLPHVIGLITGERSDAEKDVHRNAELRWPHVRFRTVHAAVQGDRCVPETIAALATLDADPEVDVIVIARGGGDPQTLLGFSDERLLRAVAAASTPIVSAIGHENDHPLLDDVADLRASTPTDAAKRVVPDVSEQRALVQQLRSRARTRLTQRVAHDIHALEQLRSRPVLRDPASLLTNRSQELFSLTSRGREVVRRSWDAAARTTAELRASLRALSPGATLDRGYAIAHLADGVIVRDAAQAPAGSQVAVTVARGSFAARSEGEIPESGQPGTPT, from the coding sequence GTGACGAGCTTCCAGACCGCTCCCGGCCAACCCGGGCAACCCGCGCCTCCCGACGCCGTCCACCCTCGCGACTCGTCGCCCGAGTCCCCGACCTCCGTCTCCCGCCTGAACGAGACGATCCGCGACTTCGTGCAGAAGTGGGGCGCGGTGTGGGTGGAAGCCGAGATCACGGCGTGGAATCTGCGCGGCGGCCACGTGTTCGGTCGACTGAAAGACGCCGGGGGCGAAGGGATGCTGTCGTTCCGGATGTGGTCGTCGACCCTGCAGCGCACGCCCGATGACCTCGCCGTCGGCGACCGTGTCGTCGCGTGCGTGAAGCCCGACTACTTCGTGAAGACCGGCGATTTCAGCTTCACCGTGTCGGCGATGCGGCACACCGGACTCGGCGATCAGCTGGCTCGACTCGAGAAGCTGCGCGCCACCCTCCGCGCCGAGGGCCTGTTCGACCCGGCACGCAAGAAGCCCCTCCCCTTCCTCCCGCACGTGATCGGCCTCATCACCGGAGAGCGCAGCGACGCCGAGAAGGACGTGCACCGCAACGCCGAGCTGCGGTGGCCGCACGTGCGGTTCCGCACCGTCCACGCCGCGGTGCAGGGCGACCGCTGCGTGCCCGAGACCATCGCCGCCCTCGCCACGCTCGACGCCGACCCCGAGGTCGACGTCATCGTCATCGCCCGCGGCGGCGGTGACCCGCAGACCCTGCTCGGCTTCAGCGACGAGCGCCTGCTGCGGGCGGTGGCCGCGGCATCCACCCCCATCGTCTCGGCCATCGGTCACGAGAACGACCACCCGCTGCTCGATGACGTCGCCGATTTGCGCGCCTCGACCCCGACGGATGCCGCAAAGCGCGTCGTCCCGGATGTGTCGGAGCAGCGCGCGCTCGTCCAGCAGCTCCGGTCCCGGGCGCGGACGCGTCTCACGCAGCGCGTCGCGCACGACATCCACGCCCTCGAGCAGCTCCGCTCCCGTCCGGTGCTGCGCGACCCGGCATCCCTCCTCACGAACCGCTCGCAGGAGCTGTTCTCGCTCACCTCGCGCGGCCGCGAGGTCGTCCGCCGGAGCTGGGATGCCGCGGCGCGCACGACCGCCGAGCTGCGCGCGTCGCTGCGGGCGCTGTCCCCCGGGGCGACCCTGGACCGCGGTTACGCCATCGCCCACCTCGCCGACGGCGTCATCGTGCGCGATGCCGCTCAAGCGCCTGCGGGCTCGCAGGTCGCGGTGACGGTCGCGCGCGGTTCGTTCGCCGCGCGCTCCGAGGGCGAGATCCCGGAGTCGGGACAGCCGGGGACGCCGACTTAG
- a CDS encoding 4-hydroxy-3-methylbut-2-enyl diphosphate reductase, protein MPRIPGARGRLVDLPVAGRKRVLLAAPRGYCAGVDRAVIAVEKALQRYGAPVYVRKQIVHNIHVVTELESQGAIFVDEVDEVPEGAHIVFSAHGVSPAVVNAASDRGLQAIDATCPLVTKVHREAVRFARDDFEILLIGHDGHEEVEGTAGEAPDHVTVVNSPDEADTVVVKDPNKVVWLSQTTLSVDETMDTVRRLRERFPNLQDPPSDDICYATQNRQVAIKKVAQDADLVIVVGSANSSNSVRLVEVALEYGAKAAYRVDYSSEIQQEWLEGVETVGVTSGASVPEVLVQEVLADLAGAGYADVAEVKTAEEDLMFSLPKELRQDIAGRRDDRALGGRNRS, encoded by the coding sequence ATGCCCCGGATCCCCGGAGCCCGCGGACGGCTCGTCGACCTCCCCGTCGCCGGCCGCAAGCGCGTTCTCCTCGCCGCGCCCCGCGGATACTGCGCAGGCGTGGACCGCGCCGTCATCGCCGTGGAGAAGGCCCTGCAGCGCTACGGCGCTCCCGTGTACGTCCGCAAGCAGATCGTGCACAACATTCACGTCGTCACCGAACTCGAGTCGCAGGGCGCGATCTTCGTCGACGAGGTCGACGAAGTGCCCGAGGGTGCGCACATCGTCTTCAGCGCGCACGGCGTCTCACCGGCCGTCGTCAACGCGGCATCCGATCGGGGACTTCAAGCGATCGACGCCACCTGCCCGCTCGTGACCAAGGTGCACCGCGAGGCGGTCCGATTCGCGCGCGACGACTTCGAGATCCTCCTCATCGGCCACGACGGACACGAAGAGGTCGAAGGCACGGCGGGCGAGGCGCCCGACCACGTCACCGTCGTGAACTCGCCCGACGAGGCCGACACCGTCGTGGTGAAGGACCCGAACAAGGTCGTCTGGCTCTCGCAGACCACGCTCTCCGTCGACGAGACCATGGACACCGTGCGCCGTCTTCGCGAGCGCTTCCCGAACCTGCAGGACCCGCCCAGCGACGATATCTGCTACGCCACCCAGAACCGTCAGGTGGCCATCAAGAAGGTCGCTCAGGATGCCGATCTCGTCATCGTCGTCGGGTCGGCGAACTCGTCGAACAGCGTCCGTCTCGTCGAGGTCGCCCTCGAATACGGAGCGAAGGCCGCCTACCGGGTCGACTACTCGAGCGAGATCCAGCAGGAGTGGCTCGAGGGTGTCGAGACCGTGGGAGTGACGTCGGGAGCCTCGGTGCCCGAGGTCCTCGTCCAGGAGGTGCTCGCCGACCTCGCCGGCGCCGGCTACGCCGACGTGGCGGAGGTCAAGACGGCGGAGGAGGATCTGATGTTCTCCCTCCCCAAGGAGCTGCGCCAGGACATCGCCGGTCGTCGTGACGACCGCGCGCTCGGAGGCCGGAACCGCTCGTGA